A DNA window from Ahaetulla prasina isolate Xishuangbanna chromosome 7, ASM2864084v1, whole genome shotgun sequence contains the following coding sequences:
- the IL22 gene encoding interleukin-22, whose amino-acid sequence MNLWKNWTRRYLLWVFCCYYLFLLTVASPLPLNQTGTLNDQSCSLNQHHFRRLAFKNMTYTVAKEARVYDQDTVNRFVGQDLYINVTMNERCYLMKRVTDTVIHVLHDLKNPNPNFLEVIYFFAELTRELRDCKPLEDTTYIEGNLKRMKDKLEQLGDNGMNKMVGELDLLYDYLRDACTSKKASSRHKGKKNKESSKL is encoded by the exons ATGAATCTATGGAAGAATTGGACAAGACGCTATCTTCTTTGGGTGTTCTGCTGTTATTACCTCTTCCTCCTCACTGTTGCAAGTCCTTTGCCCTTGAACCAAACAGGCACGCTAAATGATCAGTCCTGCAGCCTTAACCAACATCACTTCAGGAGGCTTGCCTTCAAGAACATGACCTATACGGTGGCCAAAGAG GCAAGAGTTTATGATCAGGACACAGTTAACAGGTTTGTGGGACAGGATTTATACATCAACGTCACG ATGAATGAACGCTGCTACTTAATGAAAAGAGTAACAGATACTGTCATACATGTCCTCCATGATCTGAAGAACCCAAATCCCAATTTCCTAGAAGTAATATATTTTTTTGCGGAATTAACTAGAGAACTACGTGACTGT aaACCACTGGAAGATACAACATACATAGAAGGAAATTTGAAAAGAATGAAAGATAAATTAGAACAG TTGGGAGACAACGGAATGAACAAAATGGTTGGTGAACTTGATTTGCTGTATGACTATCTGAGGGATGCATGCACTTCAAAGAAAGCAAGCAGCAGGCACAAGGGCAAGAAGAACAaagaatcatcaaaattatga